The Pectobacterium wasabiae CFBP 3304 DNA segment GCCGACGATCGTCATCATTCTCCAGGGCAAAAAGATTGGCTATTTGGGCGGAAAAACGTTCCTGTATGACCCGGAAAATTATCTGTTGATGACCGTTCCGCTGCCGTTCGAATGTGAAACGATAGCCAGCGTTGAGAACCCGCTAGTGGGGATTGCTATCAGCATCGATATCCCGATGCTTCAGGATTTACTGATCGACATCGGTGATGATGACAGCGCGATCCGCCCCTGCTCCTGCACGTGCGGGGTGAATAGCGCACCGCTGAACGATGAGATTCTGTGTGCCGTCGAGCGACTGCTGGATGCGATGAATAACCCGCGCGATGCCCGTGTGCTAGGCCCGGCGATTGTGCGCGAGATTATCTATCATATGCTTTGTGGCGAACGTGGTGCGGCATTACAGGCGTTGGTGAATCGGCACACGCACTTCAGCCAAATCACCAAAGCGCTGCGACGCATTGAGAGTCACTACGCCGATAGCCTGAATGTGGAACAGTTGGCCGCCGAGGTGAATATGAGTGTCTCCGCGTTTCATCATAACTTCAAGGCGGTCACTAACACATCGCCATTGCAATACCTGAAGTCCTACCGCTTACATAAAGCGCGCGTGATGATGCTCAATGATGGCCTGAGAGCCGGTGTTGCAGCGGCTCGTGTCGGGTATGAGAGTGCGTCGCAGTTTAGCCGGGAATTTAAGCGCTATTTTGGTGCGACGCCAGGTGACGAAGTCACGAGATTAAAGGCCAACAATATGGCGGTTGAGGAAGGCTGATTGCGGCAATAAATCGAACGGTTGACCGATTAGGCGACCGTCCGTTTTTTACGCCACACCACAACAGCCATACCAATAAGACCGCTGACCAGTAAAATGATAGGCAGCAGGATCAACGCGGTCATCACCTGATCTTCATAGCGTTTGACCAGCGGAATGTGGCTAAGCGCATAGCCGAGCGTGACAATCCCGCCGACCCACAGCAGCCCGCTAAGCCAGTTGAAAATTTGAAAACGCGTATTATTTAACCCAGAAATCCCCGCCATCGTTGGCAGCAACGTGCGGATAAAGGCTAAAAACCGACCCACCAGCAGCGCCGTCAGGCCGTGGCGATGGAACAGGTGATGGGCGCGTTGGTGGTAATGTGCAGGAAGTTGCAACAGCCAGCCTTTTACCAATCGGGTATCGCTCAGCCAGCGCCCTTGGAGGTAACTGAGCCAACAGCCGAGACTGGCGGCGATGGTAAGTAGAATCATTGTGGGGAAAAAGCTCATCACGCCTTTGGCAATCATAGCTCCGGTGAGCAGCAGTAGGCTATCGCCGGGCAGAAAAGAGGCCGGTAGCAGGCCGTTCTCCAGAAACAGCGTTGTGAACAGAATGCCGTAAATTACCCAAATGACGTGGGGATCGGCCAGTGCACTAAAATCCTGCTGCCAGAGCGCCTGAATAATGTCGTGAACCATACTCATATTACTTCCCGCCAGTGACGATATTCATTATTTCTCAGGCAGCGGAGGTAGAGCGCTGGGTTACCTGAAATCTATTGCCTATCAAGCCCTAAAATCGGTATGGGGCAAACGCCTTGTCGCATCGTGATAATACGACAGGGCTTAATGCTACATTTTGGTTAAGGTAACGCCGTTTTTTTGGTAAGCGTTGACTCACGATTATCATAACGCATTACCCACTGCGCCGCAGGGGAAATCAAGACGCGGCGCTTTTATGGTCGTCACACTTTCTGTATTTTGTTTTCCTGCTGTTGGCCTGAGCACCTGCTTGCTGACGCCTTGTTAGGCGCTCAGTCTGCTGAAACCTGCGGCCAGATCGTCGATCAGATCGTCACTGTCTTCAAGTCCAATATGTAACCGAATAAGTGTACCGGTAAAATCCACGCCGCTCACAGGGCGAATGGTCGCGAGTTCTTCTGGCTGGTTCGCCAGAATCAGGGACTCAAAGCCACCCCAGGAATATGCCATACTGAAATGCTCAAAATGGTCCAGATAATGCGCCAAGGTTTCTTTGCTTAATTTCTCTTTCAGCACAAAGGAGAACAAGCCGTTGCAGCCGTTAAAATCGCGCTTGTAGAATTCATGTCCTTTGCATCCTGGTAACGCGGGGTGGTTAACGACCGCCACTTCTGGCCGTTCCGCCAGCCACTTCGCAATGCGGATGCTGCTTTCCTGATGCTGTTTGAGTCTGACGCCCAATGTGCGCAGGCCGCGGCTGGCGACATAAGCGGTATCAGCATCCACCATTTGCCCCATCAGGTAAGAGTGTTCACGTAGCTGTACCCAGCAGCGTTCGTTAGCGACTGCCGTGCCGAGCATGGCATCGGAATGGCCGACGATATATTTCGTACCGGCCTGAATTGAGATATCAATATCGAAGTCGAACGCCTTGAATAAGATGCCCGCAGCCCAGGTATTATCAATCATGATAACGATCTCGGGATTGATACGGCGCACGGCTTGGACGATGGCCGGCACATCGTGGACTTCCATGGTGATAGAGC contains these protein-coding regions:
- a CDS encoding DedA family protein, whose protein sequence is MSMVHDIIQALWQQDFSALADPHVIWVIYGILFTTLFLENGLLPASFLPGDSLLLLTGAMIAKGVMSFFPTMILLTIAASLGCWLSYLQGRWLSDTRLVKGWLLQLPAHYHQRAHHLFHRHGLTALLVGRFLAFIRTLLPTMAGISGLNNTRFQIFNWLSGLLWVGGIVTLGYALSHIPLVKRYEDQVMTALILLPIILLVSGLIGMAVVVWRKKRTVA
- the metC gene encoding cystathionine beta-lyase, coding for MTSKKTATALVAAGRSKKFTHGSVNPVIQRASSLVFDTVQDKKHATINRANGALFYGRRGTLTHFSFQEAMVELEGGAGCALYPCGAAAISNAILSFVAAGDHILVTESAYEPTQDFCTKVLSKLNVSTTYFNPLIGAGIAELIQPNTKVVFLESPGSITMEVHDVPAIVQAVRRINPEIVIMIDNTWAAGILFKAFDFDIDISIQAGTKYIVGHSDAMLGTAVANERCWVQLREHSYLMGQMVDADTAYVASRGLRTLGVRLKQHQESSIRIAKWLAERPEVAVVNHPALPGCKGHEFYKRDFNGCNGLFSFVLKEKLSKETLAHYLDHFEHFSMAYSWGGFESLILANQPEELATIRPVSGVDFTGTLIRLHIGLEDSDDLIDDLAAGFSRLSA
- a CDS encoding AraC family transcriptional regulator, with product MLIEDQGVLTKGQDMSTEIQCERLVQGQTVQKQTEQQSTVRQHIVQQAIRCSTKSWVTPSLMPQVRILYTEQHHPRVPVMYEPTIVIILQGKKIGYLGGKTFLYDPENYLLMTVPLPFECETIASVENPLVGIAISIDIPMLQDLLIDIGDDDSAIRPCSCTCGVNSAPLNDEILCAVERLLDAMNNPRDARVLGPAIVREIIYHMLCGERGAALQALVNRHTHFSQITKALRRIESHYADSLNVEQLAAEVNMSVSAFHHNFKAVTNTSPLQYLKSYRLHKARVMMLNDGLRAGVAAARVGYESASQFSREFKRYFGATPGDEVTRLKANNMAVEEG